One genomic segment of Saprospiraceae bacterium includes these proteins:
- a CDS encoding ATP-binding protein, with the protein MNGKSLFRRLSDQENCRIYITGSSSKLLSRELASSLRGRSLPFEVFPLSFREFMKFNKIDADPYSSKGQKLCLHIGWRKYLLQGGFPELVFCLKRFIDVPSTSI; encoded by the coding sequence ATCAATGGGAAAAGTTTATTCCGCAGGCTTTCAGATCAGGAAAACTGCCGGATATATATTACAGGCTCTTCCTCTAAATTGCTGAGTCGGGAATTGGCTAGTTCTTTGCGGGGTCGATCCCTGCCTTTTGAAGTATTTCCATTGAGTTTCCGCGAATTTATGAAATTCAACAAGATAGACGCTGATCCTTACAGTTCCAAAGGGCAAAAGCTTTGCTTGCACATTGGTTGGCGAAAGTACCTGTTGCAGGGTGGTTTTCCTGAATTGGTCTTTTGCCTGAAGCGTTTCATCGACGTACCATCAACGAGTATATAG
- a CDS encoding caspase family protein, with product MNNRILYAVGIFILWITSNSLCFSRTKALVIGISHYQDPEIPDLQLPHRDAEIFAGYLRSGNGMKLKSEDLYLLTNAYATAGQVILALDRLFDEVGVGDTLVIYFSGYGYLTKSSSSPPQQIYFYDTPLQIRDAGSFDLFGKFIEMASELKNLPLLVYECCSHPFS from the coding sequence ATGAATAATAGAATTCTATATGCAGTTGGTATTTTTATACTCTGGATAACTTCAAATAGCCTGTGTTTTTCACGCACCAAAGCTTTGGTCATCGGAATTTCACACTACCAGGATCCGGAAATACCAGACCTTCAGCTGCCTCATCGGGATGCGGAAATATTCGCCGGGTACCTGAGGTCAGGCAACGGAATGAAGCTGAAATCAGAAGATCTGTATCTTTTGACAAATGCTTATGCCACGGCCGGACAGGTCATCCTTGCTTTAGATCGTTTATTTGATGAGGTCGGTGTGGGCGATACCCTTGTTATTTATTTTTCAGGTTATGGCTATCTGACCAAATCGAGTTCATCTCCTCCGCAACAAATTTATTTTTACGATACCCCTCTCCAAATCCGAGATGCAGGTTCGTTTGATCTATTCGGAAAGTTTATTGAGATGGCCAGTGAATTAAAAAATTTACCATTGCTTGTTTACGAATGTTGTTCCCATCCATTTTCTTGA
- the tnpA gene encoding IS200/IS605 family transposase, with protein sequence MTHSKVRLWTHVICCTKYRYPCISFKTESIGYALIRKEFINLGCYVDMIKSMPDHIHVLFLLNPGMSIRAVMKQIKGFVSHAINQNKIIPLPFAWSVGYAAFSVSESTVPII encoded by the coding sequence ATGACACACTCCAAAGTTAGACTCTGGACTCATGTAATCTGTTGCACTAAATATCGGTATCCTTGTATCTCTTTTAAAACAGAATCAATAGGGTATGCGCTCATCCGCAAAGAATTCATTAATTTGGGTTGTTATGTGGACATGATCAAAAGTATGCCGGATCATATTCATGTATTGTTTCTATTAAATCCTGGGATGTCCATCAGAGCGGTTATGAAACAAATAAAAGGTTTCGTTTCACACGCCATCAACCAGAACAAAATTATTCCACTTCCATTTGCTTGGTCTGTTGGATATGCAGCGTTCTCAGTCAGTGAATCCACTGTGCCCATCATCTGA
- a CDS encoding RagB/SusD family nutrient uptake outer membrane protein, with translation MNAAGEVRLAHPSFVTDAEAGDTRLSKVSKRNTAATSNGLTSEYDFAVYKTNIDNIPIIRNEELILLQAEYYIQTSQTTEALRMINKIRNAAGLGNYSGASDKDVLINELLKQRRYSLYGECHRWVDARRYNKLNTLPIDRAEDEVWDKFPRPASEN, from the coding sequence TTGAATGCAGCTGGAGAAGTTCGTCTGGCACATCCTTCTTTTGTGACGGATGCAGAGGCAGGAGATACGAGGTTATCAAAAGTAAGTAAAAGAAATACTGCTGCAACCTCCAATGGATTGACCTCAGAATACGATTTTGCAGTTTACAAAACGAATATCGACAACATTCCCATCATCAGAAATGAAGAGTTGATTTTATTGCAAGCCGAATATTACATCCAAACGAGCCAGACTACTGAAGCATTGAGAATGATCAACAAGATCCGCAATGCAGCCGGACTGGGCAATTACAGTGGCGCATCCGACAAAGACGTATTGATCAATGAGTTGCTTAAGCAAAGAAGATATTCACTTTATGGAGAATGTCACCGTTGGGTGGATGCAAGGAGGTACAATAAATTAAACACTTTGCCCATCGACCGTGCTGAAGATGAAGTTTGGGATAAATTCCCAAGGCCGGCATCGGAGAATTAA
- a CDS encoding TolC family protein produces the protein MLRFYISVLGVFGSLMAFGQQPLTLHEAVEKTLRQNKQVNIKMLENELASSDLSKLNSAFLPQVQIKHQHMLTNDPLNAFGFKLQQSGIRQEDFQPELLNNPEITHHSNTKFSLQQAVLSYDLISLKKSLKSRLLATKYSTSRIQDQLSFEIKNAFADLQYIYAALKVNQMALATFRENEHVVRQLLQQGLAKKLTCFP, from the coding sequence ATGTTGAGATTTTACATTTCTGTTTTAGGAGTCTTCGGAAGTCTGATGGCTTTCGGTCAACAACCCTTGACGCTGCACGAGGCTGTCGAAAAAACCCTTCGACAAAACAAACAAGTCAACATTAAAATGCTGGAAAATGAACTGGCTTCGTCTGATCTAAGCAAGCTAAACTCAGCCTTTCTTCCTCAGGTACAGATCAAACACCAGCACATGCTAACAAACGATCCGCTGAATGCTTTTGGTTTTAAATTACAACAATCCGGGATCAGACAGGAAGATTTTCAGCCGGAATTGCTGAACAACCCGGAAATCACTCACCATTCCAATACCAAATTCTCACTTCAACAGGCTGTACTCAGTTATGATCTCATCAGTCTGAAAAAAAGTCTCAAATCAAGATTGTTGGCAACGAAATATTCTACATCCAGAATACAGGATCAACTCTCCTTTGAGATAAAAAATGCATTTGCAGATTTACAATATATCTATGCTGCATTGAAAGTAAATCAAATGGCCCTGGCGACCTTCAGGGAAAACGAACACGTCGTCAGACAATTATTGCAACAAGGGCTTGCAAAAAAACTGACCTGCTTTCCATAG
- a CDS encoding TolC family protein yields the protein MIAFLTGDPPSTTYIPVNELIRDTRSSDLENLTDRADFKAMQAAISSRIYSKKSVEQGIIPKIGIFGEFNVYDNSPLGLGNNAYLAGIQLQWDLFNGNARNYEAKKQKIEIEKAKAEMDLALDQAQLEINQAANEWMLSLEEISVSEKVVTLAEENRKIISDRFKQGLEKVTDVLNADLVYFDKKLKVMESISRHNKMIYKLEFLKASNKN from the coding sequence GTGATTGCTTTTCTGACAGGAGATCCGCCGTCAACGACTTATATTCCTGTTAACGAACTCATACGCGACACACGCTCATCCGATCTCGAAAATTTAACTGACAGGGCTGACTTTAAAGCCATGCAAGCAGCTATATCCTCCCGGATATATTCAAAAAAATCTGTAGAACAGGGCATCATCCCCAAAATTGGAATTTTTGGCGAGTTTAACGTTTACGACAATTCTCCGCTTGGTTTGGGAAACAACGCATATCTGGCAGGTATTCAGTTGCAATGGGATCTGTTCAATGGAAATGCAAGAAATTATGAAGCCAAAAAACAAAAAATTGAAATTGAAAAAGCGAAAGCCGAAATGGATCTCGCCTTAGATCAGGCACAACTGGAAATCAATCAAGCAGCCAACGAATGGATGCTGAGCCTGGAAGAAATCTCTGTTTCAGAAAAAGTTGTAACACTTGCTGAAGAAAACAGAAAAATCATTTCGGACAGATTCAAACAGGGTCTTGAAAAAGTGACAGATGTGCTCAATGCAGATTTGGTTTATTTTGATAAGAAACTAAAAGTGATGGAGAGTATCTCCAGGCATAATAAAATGATATATAAACTTGAATTTTTAAAAGCGTCCAATAAAAATTAA
- a CDS encoding efflux RND transporter periplasmic adaptor subunit, which produces MKIHTILAVFVIGIVASCGKKNPQTSDPQDQEIIEIQISKPAIDSASNAGDFEVNGRLESYKSSQISSRVMGNVNQVYIREGQKVRQGQLLMQIKATDLMAQKAGLESNLSEANSSFELAQKNYHRFKKLHEQSSATDFELDQAQQVYDASRNRLEQTKQSLIQIQIMIREAQVLSPFDGTVTAVFAEAGTLAHPGMPLLTIETSHNLILKANVPESEIQNIDKQKEVVIQLQSNGEKCMGKIAQLNPSSQFSGSQYEIEIKPDPKSIINMNWKAGMFANAKIQRLQGKQSIQKDQNQLIIPKKALIEKGQLYGVFTVSDDQRAILRWVRIGKDFGDRIEIVSGLKQNESYITEADSRLYNGAPVRIKQ; this is translated from the coding sequence ATGAAAATACATACCATACTCGCAGTCTTCGTTATAGGGATCGTTGCATCTTGTGGCAAAAAAAACCCGCAGACCTCAGATCCTCAAGATCAGGAAATCATAGAAATCCAGATTTCAAAACCTGCAATTGATTCTGCATCAAACGCAGGGGACTTTGAAGTCAACGGTCGCCTCGAATCTTACAAATCATCTCAAATCAGTTCGCGGGTCATGGGAAATGTGAACCAGGTATACATCCGTGAAGGACAGAAAGTGAGGCAAGGGCAGTTGCTCATGCAAATAAAAGCTACTGATCTGATGGCACAGAAAGCGGGTTTGGAATCCAACCTCTCCGAAGCAAATTCATCATTTGAGCTTGCTCAAAAAAATTACCACCGTTTTAAAAAATTACATGAGCAATCGAGTGCAACCGATTTTGAATTGGATCAGGCTCAGCAAGTTTATGATGCATCCCGAAACCGGCTGGAACAAACCAAACAATCATTGATCCAGATTCAAATCATGATCCGGGAAGCTCAGGTGCTTAGCCCTTTTGATGGAACAGTGACTGCTGTTTTTGCGGAAGCGGGTACGCTTGCACATCCGGGTATGCCTTTGCTGACGATCGAAACCAGCCATAATCTGATTCTAAAAGCAAATGTTCCTGAATCCGAAATCCAAAATATAGACAAGCAAAAAGAAGTGGTCATACAGTTGCAAAGTAACGGTGAAAAATGTATGGGAAAAATAGCACAACTCAATCCATCTTCACAATTCAGTGGGAGTCAATACGAAATTGAAATCAAACCCGATCCTAAAAGCATTATAAATATGAATTGGAAAGCGGGGATGTTTGCAAATGCAAAAATTCAGCGCTTACAAGGTAAACAATCAATTCAAAAAGATCAAAACCAACTGATCATACCTAAAAAAGCACTCATTGAGAAAGGCCAGCTTTATGGCGTGTTTACCGTATCCGATGATCAAAGAGCTATTTTGAGATGGGTTCGAATTGGAAAGGATTTTGGAGATCGCATAGAAATTGTCTCAGGATTGAAGCAAAATGAGAGTTATATCACAGAAGCCGACAGCAGATTATATAATGGTGCCCCTGTTCGCATCAAACAATAA
- a CDS encoding DUF2892 domain-containing protein — translation MNRTQIIRLFAGSLVLLSVSLAHFVHPHWIYLAVFVGLNLFQSALTKWCLLEDILKKLNVKGECE, via the coding sequence ATGAACAGAACACAAATTATTCGACTCTTTGCAGGATCACTGGTGCTTTTATCTGTAAGTCTTGCACATTTTGTACATCCCCACTGGATCTACCTCGCTGTATTTGTAGGATTGAATTTATTTCAATCTGCGCTTACCAAATGGTGCTTACTGGAAGATATACTGAAGAAATTAAATGTGAAAGGGGAATGTGAATGA
- a CDS encoding DEAD/DEAH box helicase, translated as MNSTTVLHSVRKESRPQRANGGNRKKQTRIKSVDPVHFEKKSNPEKARSYTATRAIADLPVDDALIRNLIRKKYTHPTEIQEKALEPILNGLDFLGIAKTGTGKTAAFLVPLLHNVMNGDNPGQILIITPTRELALQIEAEYKTLCSGLKLFSHCLIGGTSVEADIQKLKRPVHTIIGTPGRIADLVMQRKLNLQNFSCLVLDEFDRLLDMGFSKEVMALVGKMTNRKQTILFSATEDDAQRSLMNSLLNNPVEVRLYSGNASSDLVDQEIVAVKPGESKVDVLIKMLKDKSFVKVMVFAETKHLVKRLTAKLRISGIRADDIHGNKSQNQRIRTLEAFKLEKIQVLVATDVAARGLDITDVSHVINFQEPKNLDSYIHRIGRTGRAGKSGKAYTFVG; from the coding sequence ATGAACAGTACAACCGTACTCCACTCTGTTAGAAAAGAATCGCGTCCACAACGTGCAAATGGCGGAAACCGAAAGAAGCAAACACGCATAAAGTCTGTTGATCCGGTCCATTTTGAAAAGAAATCCAATCCCGAAAAAGCAAGAAGTTATACTGCCACCCGAGCCATTGCCGATTTGCCGGTCGATGATGCATTGATCAGAAACCTGATTCGAAAAAAATATACGCATCCTACAGAAATTCAGGAAAAAGCACTTGAACCCATCTTAAATGGTCTGGATTTTCTGGGAATAGCTAAAACCGGAACTGGTAAAACAGCAGCTTTTCTGGTGCCACTATTGCATAATGTAATGAATGGCGATAACCCCGGACAGATATTAATCATTACACCGACACGCGAGCTTGCTTTGCAGATTGAAGCCGAGTACAAGACGCTTTGCTCCGGATTAAAGTTGTTTAGTCATTGTTTAATTGGGGGTACTTCAGTTGAAGCGGATATTCAAAAATTAAAGCGGCCTGTGCATACCATTATCGGTACTCCAGGAAGGATTGCAGACCTGGTTATGCAGCGAAAATTGAATTTGCAAAATTTTAGCTGTCTGGTACTCGATGAATTTGACAGATTGCTCGATATGGGATTTTCAAAAGAAGTCATGGCGTTGGTTGGTAAAATGACCAATCGAAAGCAGACTATTTTGTTTTCAGCTACTGAAGATGATGCACAGCGATCTTTAATGAATAGTTTACTTAACAATCCAGTAGAAGTCAGACTTTATTCCGGAAATGCTTCAAGCGATCTTGTCGATCAGGAAATTGTTGCAGTCAAACCTGGAGAAAGCAAAGTAGATGTGTTGATTAAAATGCTTAAAGATAAATCATTTGTCAAAGTGATGGTATTTGCAGAGACCAAGCATTTGGTAAAGCGGTTAACTGCGAAACTAAGGATCTCTGGGATCAGGGCTGATGATATCCATGGCAATAAATCCCAGAACCAACGCATACGAACTTTGGAAGCATTCAAACTGGAGAAAATTCAGGTCTTGGTTGCGACCGATGTAGCAGCACGTGGATTGGATATTACCGATGTCAGCCATGTGATTAATTTCCAGGAACCCAAGAACCTCGACAGTTACATTCACCGCATTGGACGGACAGGACGAGCCGGAAAAAGCGGCAAGGCGTATACGTTTGTGGGATAG